In Hymenobacter sublimis, a single genomic region encodes these proteins:
- a CDS encoding alpha-N-arabinofuranosidase, with product MTTENLHNRLCQLALAVALASPLAATAQGTTTVTVQPGDPKVMISKHIYGHFAEHLGRCIYDGFWVDEKLNVPKQGRIRMDIVEALRKIKVPNLRWPGGCFADTYHWRDGVGPTAQRPKMLNMWWGNNLEDNSFGTHEFLELCKLLNTEPYLAANVGSGTVQEMAGWMEYLNSNDDTPLVLERRKNGHPEPYKVSWWGIGNESWGCGGNMTAEYYTDVYKRYATFAHNYPASPPLKKIVSGANGDDAHWTETCMKNIPLNQMWGLTLHQYTLPTGSWTGSKGKATGFTEQEYFNTLRNCLKMDAVVTKHAAIMDKYDKDKKVALLVDEWGVWTDVEPGTNPGFLYQQNSLRDALVAGTTLNIFNNHADRVRGANLAQAVNVLQALVLTDKERMLLTPTYHVFDLYQVHQDAQLLPLQFQSPDYVMGSEKIPALNASASRAANGTVHISLVNLDTKKTQKLETALLGVSWKTVSGRILTSRNVSDYNTFDKPNTVQLASFNGARKRGDKLSVEVPPQSVLVLELK from the coding sequence ATGACGACAGAAAATCTACACAATCGTTTGTGCCAGCTAGCTTTGGCAGTGGCCTTGGCTTCTCCGCTGGCTGCTACGGCCCAGGGCACTACCACCGTAACCGTGCAACCCGGCGACCCGAAAGTGATGATTAGCAAGCACATCTACGGACACTTTGCCGAGCACTTGGGCCGCTGCATCTACGACGGATTTTGGGTGGACGAGAAGCTGAACGTGCCCAAGCAGGGCCGCATCCGGATGGACATTGTGGAGGCCCTACGCAAGATTAAGGTGCCCAACCTGCGCTGGCCCGGCGGCTGCTTCGCCGATACCTACCACTGGCGCGACGGGGTAGGACCCACGGCTCAGCGCCCTAAAATGCTCAACATGTGGTGGGGCAATAACCTAGAAGACAACTCCTTCGGTACCCACGAGTTTCTGGAGTTGTGCAAGCTGCTGAATACGGAGCCCTACCTAGCGGCCAACGTGGGCAGTGGCACGGTGCAGGAAATGGCCGGCTGGATGGAGTACCTCAACTCCAACGACGACACCCCGCTGGTGCTGGAGCGGCGCAAAAACGGCCATCCCGAGCCGTATAAAGTAAGCTGGTGGGGCATTGGCAACGAAAGCTGGGGCTGCGGGGGCAACATGACGGCCGAGTACTACACCGACGTGTACAAACGCTACGCCACCTTCGCCCACAACTACCCGGCCTCCCCACCGCTCAAGAAAATTGTGAGCGGGGCCAACGGCGACGATGCCCACTGGACGGAAACGTGCATGAAGAACATTCCGCTCAACCAGATGTGGGGCCTGACCCTGCACCAGTACACCTTGCCCACGGGTAGCTGGACCGGCAGCAAGGGCAAGGCCACCGGTTTCACGGAGCAGGAATACTTCAATACCCTGCGCAACTGCCTGAAAATGGACGCCGTAGTAACTAAGCACGCGGCCATCATGGACAAGTACGACAAGGACAAGAAGGTGGCCCTGCTGGTGGACGAGTGGGGCGTGTGGACCGACGTGGAACCCGGCACCAACCCGGGCTTTCTGTACCAGCAAAACTCCCTGCGCGACGCCCTGGTAGCTGGCACTACCCTCAACATCTTCAACAACCACGCGGACCGGGTACGCGGGGCCAACCTGGCCCAGGCCGTAAACGTGCTCCAAGCCCTGGTGCTGACTGACAAGGAGCGGATGCTGCTCACGCCCACCTACCACGTGTTCGACCTCTACCAGGTACACCAAGATGCCCAGTTGCTACCCCTGCAGTTCCAGAGCCCCGACTACGTGATGGGCAGTGAGAAAATCCCGGCTCTGAACGCCTCGGCCTCGCGGGCAGCCAACGGTACGGTGCACATTTCCCTGGTCAACCTCGATACCAAAAAGACCCAGAAGCTGGAAACCGCGCTGCTCGGCGTCAGCTGGAAAACCGTGTCGGGCCGCATCCTGACCTCGCGCAACGTGAGCGACTACAACACCTTCGACAAGCCCAATACCGTGCAGCTGGCTAGCTTCAACGGGGCCCGCAAGCGCGGCGACAAGCTGAGCGTGGAAGTGCCACCCCAGTCGGTGCTGGTGCTGGAGCTGAAGTAG
- a CDS encoding DUF305 domain-containing protein gives MKNSPIYLTALLVATLLLSSCTNDHTADSAATTAGADANASTTHDMAGATHSAMDHAAMGHAAMGHGAAGASEPSPQLTAMNEMMQQMHATTPTGNTDYDFARHMLEHHKGAVVMADIELRDGQDATMRRMAEQIKADQQQEIRELTAAAARLKSAPANYQPENPADPFSSKMKASMDGMMQDLPQPATDPDLSFNQLMTVHHQSAVDMAQAQLAHGRDPQLKKMAQQMITAQQQEIQQFKAWHAANANKQ, from the coding sequence ATGAAAAATTCCCCTATTTATCTTACCGCTCTCCTTGTGGCTACCCTGCTGCTAAGCAGCTGCACCAACGACCACACCGCCGATTCAGCGGCTACCACTGCTGGGGCGGACGCCAATGCCTCCACTACCCACGATATGGCTGGCGCAACCCACTCGGCTATGGACCACGCGGCCATGGGGCACGCGGCCATGGGGCACGGAGCAGCCGGCGCCAGTGAGCCTTCGCCCCAGCTGACGGCCATGAACGAGATGATGCAGCAGATGCACGCCACCACACCCACCGGAAACACCGACTACGACTTTGCCCGCCACATGCTGGAACACCACAAGGGCGCCGTGGTAATGGCCGATATTGAGCTGCGCGACGGCCAGGACGCTACCATGCGCCGCATGGCGGAGCAAATTAAGGCCGATCAGCAACAGGAAATCCGTGAGCTGACTGCCGCTGCCGCCCGCTTGAAAAGTGCCCCGGCCAACTACCAGCCCGAGAACCCCGCCGACCCGTTCAGCAGCAAAATGAAGGCCTCAATGGACGGCATGATGCAGGACCTGCCCCAGCCAGCTACCGACCCAGACCTGAGCTTCAACCAACTCATGACGGTGCACCACCAAAGCGCCGTGGATATGGCCCAGGCTCAGCTTGCGCACGGCCGTGACCCCCAGCTCAAGAAAATGGCCCAGCAAATGATTACGGCCCAGCAGCAGGAGATTCAGCAGTTCAAAGCCTGGCACGCCGCCAACGCCAACAAGCAGTAG
- a CDS encoding STAS domain-containing protein — protein MLRASNKPASSLILYNVDLNTTDPVALARRLVRTLPGSQPRLRIDCSRLKCLHTLGVSYLASQLLLTRQAGATVVLYNVGPVLEHSLRLLRLDQLFELRAAEAGNKARPA, from the coding sequence ATGTTGCGCGCTTCAAATAAACCTGCCTCCTCGTTGATTTTGTATAACGTCGACTTGAACACAACCGACCCCGTGGCCCTGGCCCGCCGCCTGGTTCGTACGCTGCCCGGCTCCCAGCCCCGGCTGCGCATCGACTGCAGCCGGCTTAAGTGCCTACACACGCTGGGCGTCAGCTACCTGGCGTCGCAGCTGCTGCTCACGCGCCAGGCCGGCGCTACTGTTGTGCTTTATAACGTGGGCCCGGTGCTGGAACACTCCCTGCGCCTGCTCCGCCTCGACCAGCTGTTTGAGCTGCGAGCCGCGGAGGCCGGCAACAAGGCCCGGCCCGCTTAA
- a CDS encoding KGG domain-containing protein — translation MKNDQNQSRPNPNSDKAKRPRGFAAMDPATQRRIASEGGKASHESGRGHRFTSEEARAAGRKGGQASRTTRTSAA, via the coding sequence ATGAAAAACGACCAAAATCAGTCTCGACCGAACCCAAACTCCGACAAAGCCAAGCGCCCCCGGGGCTTCGCCGCCATGGACCCCGCCACCCAGCGCCGCATTGCCAGTGAGGGCGGCAAAGCCTCGCACGAAAGCGGCCGGGGCCACCGCTTCACCTCGGAAGAGGCCCGAGCGGCCGGCCGCAAAGGGGGGCAAGCCAGCCGCACTACCCGCACTAGCGCCGCGTAA
- a CDS encoding MFS transporter yields MSAPITAPAASPASSTSPFTPLRIPFFRMLWIASFVSNIGTWMQNVGAVGLMTELTTSPVLVALLQTASALPVFLLSLPAGALADLVDRRKMLLLTQTWMATVALLLAAVTLLGFTTPWLLLTLTFLLGLGGALNNPVWQTVTPELVPRPELPQAIALNSVSFNLARAFGPALGGLVIGYFSAGAAFLLNGLSFLATIYMVYSWKREPQATSTLATERVVAAIRGGIRYARFAPPVQHILLRGVCFTFGASALFALMPAVVARRLHEPTSFYSLLLSCMGLGAVLAAFLLPRLNQRLSIDWRVTLATAAFAVSLLGLGYADSHWLLYALLTLVGMAWMLVLNSFSVGVQTVVPRWVQARTISLYLLTIQGGMALGSVVWGTVAERAGLPLALTGAAIWLGLTTLLALRFSLRTSPETLDHTPARPRPEPVLAEAPDPEDGPVIITTTYRVAPTDRPTFTYLMEQLARIRRREGAIGWGLYADLADPTRLVEYFMTESWEEHAQQHDRGVSRDEAELKNQIRALHQGPEPPAVSHLLAQHYNATAPPPPMVPGSTRLVASTAGEATA; encoded by the coding sequence ATGTCTGCTCCCATCACGGCTCCGGCCGCTTCGCCCGCTTCCTCCACATCCCCGTTCACGCCCCTGCGGATTCCGTTTTTTCGGATGCTGTGGATTGCCTCCTTTGTGTCGAACATTGGCACTTGGATGCAGAACGTGGGGGCCGTGGGGCTGATGACGGAGCTGACGACCTCGCCGGTGCTGGTGGCCCTGCTCCAGACCGCCTCGGCCCTGCCCGTGTTCCTGCTGAGTTTGCCCGCTGGTGCCCTCGCCGACTTGGTGGACCGCCGCAAGATGCTGCTGCTCACCCAAACCTGGATGGCCACGGTGGCCCTGCTGCTGGCCGCCGTAACGCTGCTGGGCTTTACTACCCCGTGGCTGCTGCTTACGCTCACGTTTCTGCTGGGCCTGGGCGGGGCCCTGAACAACCCCGTGTGGCAAACCGTGACGCCGGAGCTGGTGCCCCGCCCGGAGCTTCCCCAGGCCATTGCCCTGAACAGCGTCAGCTTTAACCTGGCCCGCGCCTTTGGGCCCGCTTTGGGCGGACTGGTTATCGGGTACTTCTCGGCGGGCGCGGCATTTCTGCTAAATGGGCTGTCGTTTCTGGCTACTATTTACATGGTGTATAGCTGGAAACGGGAACCCCAGGCCACGTCTACGCTGGCTACGGAGCGGGTAGTGGCCGCCATCCGGGGCGGCATCCGCTACGCCCGGTTTGCCCCGCCGGTTCAGCATATTCTGCTGCGGGGCGTGTGCTTTACCTTCGGGGCCAGCGCCTTGTTTGCCCTGATGCCCGCCGTGGTAGCCCGCCGCCTGCACGAACCGACCTCGTTTTACTCCCTGCTGCTTTCCTGCATGGGCCTGGGTGCGGTGCTGGCGGCTTTCCTGCTGCCCCGCCTCAACCAACGCCTGAGCATTGACTGGCGCGTGACCCTGGCTACGGCGGCTTTTGCCGTGAGCTTGCTGGGCCTGGGCTACGCCGACAGTCACTGGCTGCTGTATGCCCTGCTGACGTTGGTGGGCATGGCCTGGATGCTGGTACTGAACTCGTTTAGCGTGGGCGTGCAAACGGTGGTGCCGCGCTGGGTACAAGCCCGCACTATCAGCCTCTATTTGCTTACCATTCAGGGCGGTATGGCCCTGGGCAGTGTGGTGTGGGGTACCGTAGCTGAGCGGGCGGGCCTACCCCTGGCACTGACCGGAGCTGCCATCTGGCTGGGCCTGACTACCCTGCTAGCCCTGCGCTTTTCCCTGCGCACCTCCCCCGAAACCCTGGACCACACCCCCGCCCGCCCCCGCCCCGAACCAGTGCTGGCCGAGGCGCCCGACCCCGAGGATGGCCCGGTTATTATCACGACTACCTACCGGGTAGCCCCCACCGACCGCCCCACGTTCACCTACCTCATGGAGCAGCTGGCGCGCATTCGGCGCCGCGAGGGCGCCATCGGCTGGGGTCTTTATGCCGACCTGGCTGACCCCACCCGGCTGGTGGAATACTTCATGACCGAGTCGTGGGAGGAGCACGCCCAGCAACACGACCGGGGCGTCAGTCGCGACGAGGCGGAGCTGAAAAACCAGATCCGGGCCCTGCACCAGGGCCCCGAGCCGCCCGCCGTGAGCCACCTGCTAGCCCAGCACTACAACGCTACCGCCCCGCCGCCCCCAATGGTACCCGGCAGCACCCGCCTAGTAGCCAGCACCGCCGGCGAGGCCACGGCGTAG
- a CDS encoding ABC transporter ATP-binding protein translates to MKLLYSYLRNYWGLLALALLLAAINQVFSLLDPYILRQIIDRYVTPSLDSAQRPTFWVFLTGGAGLLILKALGVAMVSRIAKNFQDYYTNVITQRLGAQLYSDGLRHSLELPYQVFEDQRSGETLGKLQKVRTDVEKLIQSFVNVLFISLVAILFVTWYAISVYWPIAVVYFLTIPLLATLSLFLSKRIKVIQKTIVAETTALAGSTTESLRNIELVKSLGLAQQETQRLNATTDKILKLELKKVRYLRSLSFVQGTFVNLMRNVILLMLLFLVVQKVISVGEFFSFFIYSFAIFGPLQEMGTIINVYRETEASLANYQQILDTPKEVKPAHPKVIEKIETLAFNDVHFQHLTASTAALSGISFTTKLGETIAFVGPSGSGKTTLVKLLVGLYPPAEGQILYNGIPGPELDLDALREQIGFVTQDAQLFAGTIRENLRFVAPQATDEQCLRALHQAAADSLLARAPLGLDTVIGEGGVKVSGGEKQRLSIARALLRHPTLLVFDEATSALDSLTEEEISQTVRELSGSRQHITILIAHRLSTILHADRIFVLERGHVAEAGRHDELLAQRGLYYAMWRQQIGERPQAAIQPGRQRAAV, encoded by the coding sequence ATGAAACTCCTCTACAGTTACTTACGCAACTACTGGGGCCTGCTGGCCCTGGCTTTGTTGCTGGCGGCCATCAACCAGGTTTTCTCCCTGCTAGATCCCTACATTCTGCGGCAGATAATTGACCGCTACGTTACGCCTTCCCTGGACAGTGCCCAGCGTCCCACCTTCTGGGTTTTCCTAACTGGAGGTGCAGGCCTGCTGATTCTTAAGGCCCTAGGTGTGGCCATGGTGTCGCGCATTGCCAAAAACTTCCAGGACTACTACACCAACGTGATTACCCAGCGGCTGGGGGCCCAGCTCTACTCCGATGGGCTGCGGCACTCCCTGGAGCTACCCTACCAAGTGTTCGAGGATCAGCGCTCCGGCGAAACCCTGGGCAAGCTCCAGAAGGTGCGCACCGACGTGGAAAAGCTGATTCAAAGCTTTGTCAACGTGCTGTTTATTTCCTTGGTAGCCATCCTGTTTGTGACCTGGTACGCCATCAGCGTGTACTGGCCCATTGCGGTAGTCTACTTCCTTACTATTCCGCTGCTGGCCACGCTGAGCCTGTTTTTGAGCAAGCGCATCAAGGTGATTCAGAAAACCATTGTGGCCGAAACCACGGCCCTGGCCGGCTCTACTACGGAAAGCCTGCGCAACATTGAACTAGTGAAAAGTCTGGGGCTGGCCCAGCAGGAAACCCAGCGGCTGAACGCTACCACCGATAAAATTCTGAAGCTGGAGCTGAAAAAGGTGCGCTACCTGCGCTCCTTGTCCTTTGTGCAGGGCACCTTCGTGAACCTGATGCGTAACGTGATTCTGCTGATGCTGCTGTTTCTGGTGGTGCAGAAGGTTATTTCCGTGGGCGAGTTTTTCTCCTTCTTTATTTACTCCTTCGCCATCTTCGGGCCCTTGCAGGAAATGGGCACCATTATCAACGTATACCGCGAAACGGAGGCCTCCCTGGCCAACTACCAGCAGATTCTCGACACGCCCAAGGAGGTGAAGCCCGCCCATCCTAAGGTGATTGAGAAAATCGAGACGCTGGCCTTCAACGACGTGCACTTCCAGCACCTAACCGCCAGCACGGCGGCATTGTCGGGCATTTCATTTACTACCAAATTAGGCGAAACCATTGCTTTCGTGGGGCCTTCGGGCTCGGGCAAAACTACCTTGGTTAAGCTGCTGGTAGGCCTCTACCCTCCGGCCGAGGGCCAGATTCTTTATAACGGCATTCCTGGTCCCGAGCTAGATTTGGACGCCTTGCGGGAGCAAATTGGCTTCGTGACCCAGGATGCTCAGCTCTTTGCCGGCACCATCCGGGAAAATCTGCGCTTTGTGGCGCCCCAGGCCACCGACGAGCAGTGCCTGCGCGCCCTGCACCAAGCCGCTGCCGACTCATTGCTGGCCCGCGCCCCCCTGGGCCTGGATACGGTGATTGGCGAGGGCGGCGTGAAGGTTTCGGGTGGAGAAAAGCAGCGCCTGAGCATTGCCCGGGCCCTGCTGCGCCACCCTACCCTGCTGGTGTTCGATGAGGCTACCTCGGCCCTGGACTCGCTCACGGAAGAGGAAATCAGCCAAACGGTGCGGGAGCTTTCGGGCTCGCGCCAGCACATCACCATCCTCATTGCCCACCGCCTGAGCACCATTCTGCACGCCGACCGCATCTTCGTGCTGGAGCGCGGCCACGTTGCCGAAGCCGGCCGCCACGATGAATTGCTGGCCCAGCGCGGCCTTTACTACGCCATGTGGCGCCAGCAAATCGGCGAGCGGCCCCAAGCAGCCATCCAGCCCGGCCGCCAGCGCGCCGCCGTGTAG
- a CDS encoding T9SS type A sorting domain-containing protein: MEKTQLRWNRFIRVGATVLGLLAVSAGSSVAQDACLLEPVSLRQRIAAATVIVEARVAATRSQDEGPHIVTLNELEVYKVFRGTLPAGKLTVVTAGGTVGLRREEVTNSPQLAVGRQAVFLLEPDPQQPGRFRLYAGPQGLISYDLNTAAAAEPFARYASIENDLYPALEAQTGQAFRPVQPNAPLLARLKRAARPDAAPLISGLSPSTITAGTTSVLTITGSGFGATQGTGTVGFRNSDNGGQSFVSPLAADYVSWSDTEIKVRVPSTTIGDAGTAGSGAVLVTNGTAESALSVDNVTIDYALTNLSYQTSATAPLSPYRVALVGRDGQGGYTLHYNERFAANTAAKEAFERALLTWRNGVGANRRMATTTTTTNANARDNVNIVSFDDAGELAAGVLGVTYSYYAGCSTNGGSINWVLAETDYLYDEERNWQFTSANPTNGQFDFETVALHEQGHGIQLGHIIRPGAVMHYAIAPNTKNRVLSAASDIAGGTAETNFSLSAVSCNYATYARQAPAPLPVTLVSFGAEAGPAGVQLRWRTSVELNSRYFAVEAADDPAASSWTELTQLPAAGTSTTPRDYAYLDSQPLSGLRYYRLRQQDLDGTVQYSAVVTVAPGASATLTAYPNPFTTELQVQLPAAPAAILRLLDLTGRSVYSAPVPAAQTFLTLTPPDLRPGVYLLEWRSGNQVQRTRLVKQ, from the coding sequence ATGGAAAAAACACAATTGAGGTGGAATAGGTTCATCCGGGTGGGTGCTACTGTACTAGGACTACTGGCTGTCAGCGCCGGCTCATCTGTAGCCCAGGATGCCTGCCTGCTGGAGCCCGTATCTTTGCGCCAGCGCATTGCCGCCGCCACCGTAATTGTGGAAGCCCGCGTAGCTGCTACCCGCAGCCAAGACGAAGGGCCGCACATCGTAACTCTTAACGAACTCGAGGTATATAAAGTATTCCGCGGCACGCTGCCAGCCGGAAAGTTAACGGTGGTAACGGCTGGCGGCACGGTAGGGCTACGGCGGGAAGAAGTAACTAACTCACCTCAACTAGCTGTAGGTCGGCAGGCCGTGTTTTTGCTGGAGCCCGATCCGCAGCAGCCGGGGCGCTTCCGCCTCTACGCCGGGCCCCAGGGGCTTATCAGCTACGACCTGAACACGGCCGCCGCCGCGGAGCCCTTTGCCCGCTACGCTTCCATTGAAAACGACCTGTATCCGGCCCTCGAAGCGCAGACCGGCCAGGCTTTTCGCCCCGTGCAACCCAATGCTCCGCTGCTGGCCCGCCTGAAACGGGCGGCTCGGCCTGACGCCGCGCCGCTCATCAGTGGGCTGAGCCCCAGCACCATTACGGCCGGCACCACCAGCGTGCTCACCATCACTGGCTCGGGGTTCGGGGCCACCCAGGGCACGGGTACCGTGGGCTTTCGGAACTCCGACAACGGCGGGCAGTCCTTCGTTTCCCCGCTGGCTGCTGACTACGTGAGCTGGTCGGACACGGAAATTAAGGTGCGGGTGCCTTCCACTACCATCGGCGACGCAGGCACAGCCGGCTCCGGGGCCGTGCTGGTAACCAATGGCACCGCAGAAAGCGCCCTTAGCGTTGATAACGTGACGATTGATTACGCCCTGACTAACCTGAGCTACCAGACCAGCGCTACGGCGCCCCTGAGCCCCTACCGTGTAGCCCTGGTTGGCCGCGACGGGCAGGGCGGCTACACCTTGCACTACAACGAGCGTTTCGCGGCCAACACCGCTGCCAAAGAAGCTTTCGAGCGGGCCTTGCTGACCTGGCGCAACGGGGTAGGGGCCAACCGCCGCATGGCTACCACCACTACTACTACCAATGCCAATGCCCGGGACAATGTGAACATTGTCAGCTTTGATGATGCCGGGGAGCTAGCAGCCGGGGTGCTGGGCGTCACTTATTCCTACTACGCTGGCTGTAGCACGAACGGGGGGAGTATCAACTGGGTGTTGGCCGAAACCGACTACCTCTATGACGAGGAGCGCAACTGGCAATTCACCTCCGCCAACCCCACCAACGGACAGTTCGACTTTGAAACGGTAGCCCTGCACGAGCAGGGCCACGGCATCCAGCTTGGACACATCATCAGGCCAGGAGCGGTTATGCACTACGCCATTGCTCCCAACACCAAAAACCGTGTACTCAGCGCGGCCAGCGACATAGCCGGGGGCACGGCCGAAACCAATTTTAGCCTCTCCGCGGTAAGCTGTAACTACGCCACGTACGCGCGCCAGGCCCCGGCGCCGCTGCCCGTCACGCTGGTAAGTTTCGGGGCGGAAGCGGGCCCAGCCGGCGTACAGCTACGGTGGCGCACGTCGGTGGAGTTGAACAGCCGCTACTTTGCCGTGGAAGCTGCCGACGACCCAGCGGCCAGCAGTTGGACCGAGCTTACCCAGCTGCCGGCCGCTGGTACCAGCACCACACCTCGCGACTATGCCTACCTGGATTCCCAGCCCCTATCGGGCCTACGTTACTACCGCTTGCGTCAGCAGGATCTGGACGGAACCGTGCAGTATTCGGCCGTGGTAACGGTAGCGCCCGGCGCCAGCGCCACCCTAACCGCCTACCCCAACCCCTTTACCACGGAGTTACAGGTGCAGCTACCAGCCGCGCCGGCGGCTATCCTGCGCCTACTCGACCTCACGGGCCGCAGCGTGTACTCCGCGCCTGTGCCCGCCGCCCAAACCTTTCTGACCCTTACCCCGCCCGATTTGCGCCCTGGTGTGTACTTGTTAGAGTGGCGCAGTGGTAACCAGGTGCAGCGCACCCGGTTGGTGAAACAGTAA
- a CDS encoding membrane-binding protein gives MNHPRFFRRFAGLVLAGWLLLTGSLQAQSTTGQRDVLREITDVVGLKPRFELRATTEVQNAAAVVYGGKRYLLYNPQFVAAVNRAGRTDWAGISILAHEMGHHLNGHTLRAGGSNPADELEADEFSGFVLRKMGASLAQAQAGMAVVSDDEASPTHPGRRTRLTSIGEGWQRANQQIVASTRVAAPSAAPAVLADRATAPVRTVATAASPVSVLGKITFRDNPDQFFYLTNRLSVVRVDPDDRTAQVVGRLTRSESTNYPYVLVDGQQRRLYISRSGGIFDTTGRQVAMLSDPS, from the coding sequence ATGAACCACCCTCGCTTCTTCCGCCGCTTCGCAGGCTTGGTGCTTGCCGGGTGGCTCCTACTTACCGGCTCGCTGCAAGCGCAATCCACTACCGGGCAGCGCGACGTTCTGCGCGAAATCACGGATGTAGTGGGCCTCAAGCCCCGCTTTGAGCTGCGGGCAACTACCGAAGTACAAAACGCCGCCGCCGTAGTATATGGTGGCAAACGCTACCTCCTATATAACCCGCAGTTTGTGGCCGCCGTGAACCGCGCTGGTCGCACTGACTGGGCTGGCATCAGCATTCTGGCCCACGAAATGGGTCACCACCTCAACGGGCACACCCTGCGTGCTGGCGGCTCCAACCCCGCCGACGAGCTGGAAGCCGACGAGTTTTCGGGCTTTGTTCTGCGCAAGATGGGCGCTAGCTTAGCGCAGGCCCAGGCCGGTATGGCCGTTGTTTCCGACGATGAGGCGTCGCCTACCCACCCGGGCCGCCGCACCCGCCTCACCTCCATTGGGGAAGGCTGGCAGCGAGCCAACCAGCAGATTGTAGCCAGCACCCGCGTGGCCGCTCCTTCCGCTGCGCCCGCCGTACTAGCCGACCGCGCTACGGCCCCGGTGCGCACGGTAGCCACCGCGGCTAGTCCGGTGAGCGTGCTGGGCAAAATTACCTTCCGCGACAATCCCGACCAGTTCTTCTACCTCACCAACCGCCTGAGCGTGGTCCGCGTAGACCCCGATGACCGTACGGCGCAGGTAGTGGGCCGCCTAACCCGCTCGGAAAGCACCAACTACCCCTACGTGCTAGTTGATGGGCAGCAGCGCCGACTTTACATCAGCCGCAGCGGCGGTATTTTTGATACCACCGGCCGGCAGGTAGCCATGCTCTCCGATCCTTCGTAA
- a CDS encoding PhzF family phenazine biosynthesis protein — MPSYPFLLVDAFTQTALGGNPCAVVLDADDLTDQQMQRLAQEFNQSETAFVRSSRVAAFGVRYFTPSEEIPLAGHPTIATITALLHTGRLARPTTEPLALELELLHGPIAISVLPPAASAAPAQVLMTQRRPVFGQVHEPAQVLALFGLEPEDLVPGSVIQTVSTGTPQLMVFLRDAATLRRAHLPNPAALEAYRRRTDFFSSHLFCLEGATPAGTTFARHLCTPPDVLEDPVTGSATGGMAAYLWHYGYLASPDFIAEQGHWLGRPGTVQVRVLGPRQAIDAVQIGGTGVVVVEGQLQL, encoded by the coding sequence ATGCCTTCCTATCCTTTTCTGCTGGTAGACGCCTTCACCCAAACGGCCCTGGGCGGCAACCCCTGTGCCGTCGTGCTTGATGCCGATGATTTGACCGATCAGCAGATGCAGCGCTTGGCCCAGGAGTTTAATCAGTCCGAAACGGCCTTTGTGCGCTCCTCACGCGTGGCGGCTTTTGGCGTCCGCTACTTTACTCCCAGTGAGGAAATTCCTCTGGCTGGCCACCCCACTATTGCTACTATCACGGCGCTGCTGCACACGGGGCGGCTAGCGCGACCTACTACCGAGCCACTGGCTCTGGAGTTGGAACTGCTGCACGGCCCCATTGCCATTTCGGTGCTGCCTCCCGCGGCTTCTGCTGCGCCGGCCCAGGTACTCATGACCCAGCGCCGGCCCGTCTTTGGGCAGGTGCATGAGCCAGCTCAGGTGCTGGCTCTTTTTGGCCTTGAGCCCGAGGACTTAGTGCCGGGCTCGGTTATTCAAACGGTGAGTACGGGCACGCCCCAGCTGATGGTGTTCTTGCGCGATGCCGCTACCCTCCGGCGGGCGCACTTACCCAACCCCGCTGCCCTGGAAGCATACCGCCGCCGCACTGATTTCTTCAGTTCCCACCTGTTTTGTCTGGAAGGTGCTACCCCCGCTGGCACCACCTTCGCCCGTCACCTCTGCACCCCTCCCGATGTGCTGGAAGACCCCGTTACGGGCTCCGCTACCGGCGGCATGGCGGCCTACCTCTGGCACTACGGCTACCTGGCCTCCCCCGATTTTATAGCCGAGCAGGGGCATTGGCTGGGCCGACCGGGCACGGTGCAGGTACGCGTGCTGGGACCCCGTCAAGCCATTGACGCCGTGCAGATTGGCGGCACCGGCGTAGTTGTAGTAGAAGGCCAACTGCAACTCTGA